In Vagococcus luciliae, one genomic interval encodes:
- a CDS encoding Cna B-type domain-containing protein, producing the protein MKKISIFLFLVVGIIFSMSNIQAEASKLPDEPKKNVRLDINLKDNPDVHLNNLNLMPSRLYTLTDDDQNIYFCLDEGRYYPNNVDYTLDTSKKLSGPVLWLMQNYYTNIDKDSPVNNVPDYQQANNLTRYTATQIAIWKLTGANFSNIVIESNPLIQQLYEEAKEKTDDSDSYQQIINKIDNIEINVKEIIPNGEDKDNYYYNMLFEDNMDAETEKLVEIDDKDTNIEVQLLNDGKVTDITNEVSTQPDFASRTIKISIPKKIIDENKASDSELYCNIDTLIRSKESYYVVYYAKPILQPIGTLQPIEKRLVTRASIDFDSAETSFSVLKHWDDRDNQDGLRPQKLAVQLYQSDQPYSFDQSESITSGKETKFGDIKYLDEANDWEYIWKNLPLKNENGQTAYYTVREEFDSKDYNLSIQATDDGKALYLKNEHTPEKVNIEGEKVWNDSNNQDGIRPQDISVQLYADGKESGKPVTLNEGNKWQHTWKELDEKKNGKTIEYTVKEADVPKGYTATVSDDANGNSLITNSHEPEKTEISGKKTWNDANNQDGKRPESIKVNLLANGVKVDSKTVTKKDNWAYTFSDLDKYKNGEPIVYTVNEDSVPDYTVSIKDNNITNSYTPGKTSVTVSKHWSDSNNQDGIRPQDISVQLYADGKESSKPVTLNEGNKWQYTWKELDEKKNGKTIEYTVKEVDVPKGYTATVSDDGKGHITLTNSHNVSKVPGTNGSGTTSGNGTTNNNKPNLPSTGEARSMSPIFYGAGILLMSMGAFYIRRKH; encoded by the coding sequence ATGAAAAAAATATCGATTTTCTTATTTTTAGTAGTAGGAATTATTTTTTCAATGTCTAATATTCAAGCTGAAGCAAGTAAATTACCAGATGAGCCAAAAAAAAATGTTAGACTTGATATTAATTTGAAAGATAATCCGGATGTTCATTTAAATAATTTAAATTTGATGCCTTCAAGATTATATACCTTGACAGATGATGATCAAAATATTTATTTTTGTTTAGATGAAGGTAGATACTATCCTAATAATGTTGATTATACGTTAGATACAAGTAAAAAACTATCTGGTCCAGTTCTATGGTTGATGCAAAATTATTATACAAATATTGATAAAGATAGTCCTGTAAATAATGTACCTGATTATCAACAAGCGAATAATTTAACGAGGTATACTGCGACACAAATCGCTATATGGAAATTAACCGGAGCAAATTTTAGTAATATTGTGATTGAATCAAATCCTTTGATTCAACAATTATATGAAGAAGCAAAAGAAAAAACAGATGATAGTGATAGTTATCAACAAATCATCAATAAAATAGACAATATAGAAATAAACGTTAAAGAGATTATTCCAAACGGGGAAGATAAAGATAATTATTACTACAATATGCTCTTTGAAGACAATATGGATGCTGAAACAGAAAAACTAGTTGAAATTGATGATAAAGATACCAATATTGAAGTTCAATTACTTAATGATGGAAAAGTAACGGATATCACAAATGAGGTCTCAACCCAGCCAGATTTTGCAAGTAGAACAATAAAAATAAGCATTCCTAAAAAAATTATTGATGAAAATAAAGCATCTGATTCAGAATTATATTGTAATATTGATACTCTTATTAGAAGTAAAGAATCTTATTATGTTGTCTACTATGCTAAACCGATTCTACAGCCAATTGGGACCTTACAACCAATAGAAAAAAGATTAGTTACTCGTGCTAGTATTGATTTTGATAGTGCTGAAACGTCATTTTCAGTATTAAAGCATTGGGACGATCGAGATAATCAAGATGGTTTAAGACCTCAGAAATTAGCAGTACAGCTATATCAAAGTGACCAACCTTACAGTTTTGACCAATCTGAAAGTATTACCTCTGGAAAAGAAACAAAATTTGGAGACATTAAATATCTAGATGAAGCAAATGATTGGGAATATATTTGGAAAAATCTTCCATTAAAAAATGAAAATGGTCAAACTGCCTATTATACCGTTAGGGAAGAATTTGATTCTAAAGACTACAATTTAAGTATTCAAGCGACCGATGATGGTAAAGCTTTATATTTAAAAAATGAACATACACCAGAAAAAGTAAATATTGAAGGAGAAAAAGTTTGGAATGATTCAAACAACCAAGATGGTATTCGCCCGCAAGATATTAGCGTTCAACTCTATGCTGATGGCAAAGAATCAGGTAAGCCTGTGACACTAAACGAAGGAAACAAGTGGCAACATACTTGGAAAGAGTTAGATGAAAAGAAAAATGGTAAAACTATTGAGTATACAGTAAAAGAAGCGGATGTACCAAAAGGCTATACTGCTACTGTCTCAGATGATGCCAATGGGAATAGTTTAATCACAAACTCTCATGAACCAGAAAAAACAGAAATTTCCGGTAAGAAAACATGGAACGATGCCAATAATCAAGATGGTAAACGCCCAGAATCAATCAAGGTAAACTTATTGGCAAATGGCGTTAAAGTTGACTCGAAAACAGTGACTAAAAAAGATAATTGGGCTTATACGTTTAGCGACTTAGATAAATATAAAAATGGCGAACCAATTGTTTATACGGTTAACGAAGACAGTGTGCCTGACTACACCGTCTCAATCAAAGACAATAACATTACAAATAGTTACACACCAGGAAAAACAAGTGTCACTGTATCAAAACATTGGAGTGACTCAAACAACCAAGATGGTATTCGTCCACAAGATATTAGCGTTCAACTCTATGCCGATGGCAAAGAATCAAGTAAGCCTGTGACACTAAACGAAGGAAACAAGTGGCAATATACTTGGAAAGAGTTAGATGAAAAGAAAAATGGTAAAACCATTGAGTATACAGTAAAAGAAGTGGATGTACCAAAAGGCTATACTGCTACTGTCTCAGATGATGGTAAAGGACATATCACTTTGACAAACTCTCACAATGTATCAAAAGTACCAGGAACTAATGGAAGTGGTACAACAAGTGGAAATGGCACAACAAATAATAATAAACCAAATTTACCAAGTACAGGTGAAGCCCGTTCAATGAGTCCTATTTTCTATGGAGCAGGCATATTATTAATGTCAATGGGTGCTTTTTATATTAGAAGAAAACACTAA
- a CDS encoding type II toxin-antitoxin system PemK/MazF family toxin translates to MNTPKQKDIVWMDFDPSKGKEIKKRRPALVVSRDEFNQHTGFCLVCPITSTNRDFSTYVTIKQPQQVEGEIVTHQLRSIDFTKRHLEKIEQCDMLTWIDVVEVIDMFI, encoded by the coding sequence ATGAACACGCCAAAACAGAAGGATATTGTCTGGATGGACTTTGATCCATCAAAAGGTAAAGAAATTAAAAAACGTCGACCAGCTTTAGTTGTTAGTCGAGACGAATTTAATCAGCATACTGGTTTTTGTTTGGTGTGTCCCATCACGTCAACAAATAGAGATTTTTCTACTTACGTGACGATTAAACAGCCACAACAAGTAGAAGGTGAAATTGTCACCCACCAGTTACGATCGATTGATTTTACAAAACGTCATTTAGAAAAAATCGAGCAATGTGACATGTTGACCTGGATAGATGTTGTAGAGGTCATTGATATGTTTATATGA
- a CDS encoding AbrB/MazE/SpoVT family DNA-binding domain-containing protein translates to METVARKIGNSVGAIFPKDISPEVGDTFTITKVGEAYILKPKKEDIFKDAKDWAGFRDSVVQEDTEWDIMMSEGDEH, encoded by the coding sequence ATGGAAACAGTCGCTAGAAAAATTGGAAATTCTGTTGGTGCTATTTTCCCTAAAGATATTTCTCCTGAAGTAGGAGATACGTTTACTATTACTAAAGTTGGAGAGGCCTATATTTTAAAACCTAAAAAAGAAGATATTTTTAAAGATGCTAAGGATTGGGCAGGTTTTAGAGATTCTGTGGTACAAGAAGATACTGAGTGGGATATTATGATGTCTGAAGGGGACGAGCACTAA
- a CDS encoding bifunctional metallophosphatase/5'-nucleotidase, with the protein MDKITILSTSDTHGYLYPTDFRAVNQDLSFGLSKAVTAIKDEQAKQDGTVVLIDNGDFLQGSPMSYYLSKQQDSKQVADIMNSVGYDVGVLGNHEFNYGVEYLLDTVNQLNYPIVCANILNDKNEPLTGHAYVILEKDGLKIAVLGLTTPYIPNWEQPETIKGLTFLSALETAKQYVPKLKEEADIVIVSYHGGFEKDLQTGKATENLTGENEGYDIVTQVEEIDAFVTGHQHRVIAEKVNNTPVTQPGDKAKHVGKMTLTLDDHKQVTDSTAELLSMTDYVADKEIVDTFKPVLDTVENWLDQPLGHIDGDMTITDPMSVRINGHAYIEFIQDVQMDATGVDISGTALFDNDSKGFQSDVTMRDIVTNYIYPNTLAVLTVSGQDLKDALEQSAEYFALNEDDEIVVSDKFLYPKTEHYNYDMYSGVGYKVIVSNPIGERVVELTYKGKPVKMTDELDIVINQYRAVGGGNYTMFDASKIIKEVTVDMTELISNFLQAHPNYQAKTTFDFKVEK; encoded by the coding sequence ATGGATAAGATAACAATTCTTTCTACCAGTGATACACATGGTTATTTATACCCGACAGATTTTAGAGCAGTCAATCAAGATTTGTCATTTGGGTTATCAAAAGCTGTTACAGCCATTAAAGATGAACAGGCTAAACAAGATGGGACTGTTGTATTAATCGACAATGGGGACTTTTTACAAGGCTCTCCAATGAGTTATTATCTATCTAAACAACAGGATAGTAAACAAGTCGCTGATATCATGAATTCAGTTGGTTATGATGTGGGTGTTCTTGGCAATCATGAATTTAATTATGGCGTTGAGTACTTACTTGATACAGTCAATCAACTCAACTACCCAATTGTTTGTGCCAATATTTTGAATGACAAAAATGAGCCACTCACCGGTCATGCTTATGTGATTCTTGAAAAAGATGGATTAAAAATTGCCGTTCTAGGACTGACAACACCCTATATTCCAAATTGGGAGCAACCTGAAACGATTAAAGGATTAACCTTTTTATCTGCACTTGAAACAGCGAAGCAATATGTGCCGAAACTTAAAGAGGAAGCAGATATTGTCATTGTGAGTTATCATGGTGGATTTGAAAAAGATTTGCAGACTGGTAAAGCAACTGAAAACTTAACAGGGGAAAACGAAGGCTATGATATCGTGACCCAAGTTGAGGAGATTGATGCGTTTGTTACTGGTCATCAACACCGAGTGATTGCAGAAAAAGTCAATAACACTCCTGTGACCCAACCAGGGGACAAAGCCAAACATGTTGGAAAAATGACATTGACACTAGATGATCATAAACAAGTGACAGACTCCACAGCTGAGTTATTATCTATGACTGACTATGTGGCTGATAAAGAAATCGTCGATACGTTTAAACCAGTTTTAGATACTGTCGAAAATTGGTTGGATCAACCGCTTGGACACATAGATGGAGACATGACGATTACTGATCCAATGAGTGTGCGAATTAATGGGCATGCCTACATTGAATTCATTCAAGATGTGCAGATGGATGCGACAGGCGTTGATATCTCTGGTACAGCATTGTTTGATAATGACAGTAAAGGATTCCAGTCTGATGTGACCATGCGTGACATCGTGACAAATTATATTTATCCGAATACTTTAGCTGTGTTAACTGTTTCAGGCCAAGATTTGAAGGATGCACTTGAACAAAGTGCGGAGTATTTTGCTCTTAATGAGGATGACGAGATTGTCGTGAGTGACAAATTCTTATACCCGAAAACAGAGCATTACAATTATGATATGTATAGTGGTGTTGGCTATAAAGTTATCGTATCTAATCCTATTGGTGAACGTGTTGTTGAGTTGACTTATAAAGGTAAGCCAGTTAAGATGACAGACGAACTTGATATCGTCATTAACCAGTACCGAGCAGTTGGGGGCGGAAATTATACGATGTTTGATGCGTCAAAAATTATCAAAGAAGTCACAGTTGATATGACAGAACTCATTTCAAACTTTTTACAAGCCCATCCAAATTATCAAGCAAAAACGACATTTGATTTCAAAGTCGAAAAATAA
- the phnE gene encoding phosphonate ABC transporter, permease protein PhnE, translating to MNQRILTELNKEPNKTKQYVILVAVLLGAFIWSLSALNFNAMDEGGGKIAANILKGIVQPDTNLLFNGTKQGVPYLLFETICIAFLGTIFGAILSIPIAFLMAPSIMPKPVYLFMRAFVVVIRTIPALVYGLMFIRVTGPGPFAGVMTMSLTSIGMVSKLYVDVIEEIDTGILESMDSFGCTTFEKIRFGIIPQLIANFTSITIYRFDMNLRDATILGLVGAGGIGAPLIFAMNSYRWNQVGSILIGLIVLILIVEVVSNYLRGKLVNG from the coding sequence ATGAATCAACGTATCTTAACTGAATTAAACAAAGAACCAAATAAGACAAAGCAATACGTTATTTTAGTAGCTGTCTTACTTGGTGCGTTTATCTGGTCATTGTCAGCGTTAAATTTTAACGCGATGGACGAAGGTGGCGGAAAAATCGCTGCAAACATCCTTAAAGGAATTGTCCAACCAGATACCAATCTATTATTTAATGGTACAAAGCAAGGTGTGCCTTACTTATTATTCGAAACAATCTGTATTGCCTTTTTAGGAACAATCTTTGGAGCGATTTTATCAATACCAATCGCGTTTTTAATGGCACCAAGTATTATGCCAAAACCTGTGTACTTATTCATGAGAGCTTTTGTGGTTGTCATTAGAACGATTCCGGCATTAGTCTATGGGTTAATGTTTATCCGTGTGACTGGACCTGGACCATTTGCCGGTGTGATGACTATGTCTCTTACCTCGATTGGAATGGTATCAAAATTATATGTTGATGTTATTGAAGAAATTGATACAGGTATTTTAGAATCAATGGATTCTTTTGGGTGTACAACGTTTGAAAAAATTCGTTTTGGGATTATCCCACAATTAATTGCTAACTTTACCTCCATTACTATCTATCGTTTTGATATGAACTTACGTGATGCAACTATTCTTGGTTTAGTAGGAGCAGGTGGTATTGGGGCGCCGCTTATTTTTGCGATGAACTCATATCGTTGGAACCAAGTTGGCTCAATTTTAATTGGATTAATCGTGTTAATCTTAATTGTTGAAGTCGTATCAAATTATTTGAGAGGAAAATTAGTCAATGGATAA
- the phnE gene encoding phosphonate ABC transporter, permease protein PhnE, with translation MRKKTITLPNGKQVVQKASYTPLIVLLVLIFMYISIQVTQFNFTQLITRGDQFFVMLKAMFPPKMDFLDKVWVPLFDTIKMSLLGSLIGALLAVPFAILASNNIVKNRFVSSLFKLILSFLRTLPTIVIALIATFVFGLGTMAGTVAIFIFTISYVGKLTYEQIESLDMSTFEALESMGLTRLQAFRYSVIPAILPSYLSTSLFNFEGNLRYASILGYVGAGGLGILLNEQLGWRDYGNVGTILVVLVITVGIIETISEYFRKKLQ, from the coding sequence ATGCGTAAAAAAACGATCACTTTGCCAAATGGAAAACAAGTCGTTCAAAAAGCATCTTACACTCCGTTGATTGTGTTATTAGTTCTTATATTTATGTATATTTCAATTCAAGTAACACAATTTAACTTCACGCAATTAATAACTCGTGGCGATCAGTTTTTTGTGATGCTAAAAGCCATGTTTCCACCTAAAATGGATTTTTTAGATAAAGTGTGGGTTCCTCTTTTTGACACGATTAAAATGTCTTTATTAGGGTCGCTCATTGGGGCATTATTAGCTGTTCCATTTGCTATATTGGCTTCTAATAATATTGTAAAAAACCGCTTTGTTTCGTCATTATTCAAATTGATTTTAAGTTTCTTACGAACATTACCAACGATTGTTATTGCATTAATCGCAACCTTTGTATTTGGTTTAGGAACAATGGCAGGAACTGTTGCTATTTTTATTTTTACTATCTCTTATGTTGGTAAATTAACGTACGAACAAATCGAATCATTGGATATGTCGACATTTGAAGCACTAGAATCAATGGGGCTAACACGTTTGCAAGCCTTTCGTTATAGTGTGATTCCAGCCATTTTACCATCTTATCTATCGACATCTTTATTTAACTTCGAAGGAAACTTACGATATGCCTCAATTTTAGGGTATGTTGGAGCTGGTGGATTAGGTATCTTACTAAACGAACAACTTGGTTGGCGTGACTATGGAAATGTTGGAACGATTTTAGTGGTCTTAGTTATCACTGTTGGCATCATCGAAACAATCAGCGAATATTTCCGTAAAAAATTACAATAG
- the phnC gene encoding phosphonate ABC transporter ATP-binding protein, translated as MIKFDNVQMVYPNGYVGLKDINLEIEQGEFVAIIGLSGAGKSTLIRCVNRMHDITEGTLMVNDTNVGKIKGKEIREFRRKIGMIFQSFNLITRATVLKNVMISSVPELPWWRRVFGIFPEDVKVTALESLDNVGILDKAFVRVDQLSGGQQQRVALARTLASHPEVILADEPVAALDPVTAKTVMDDFKRINKDLDISVLINIHHVDLALEYADRVIGIRQGQIVYDGPSKDVTEEVLSTIYDGDKKGE; from the coding sequence ATGATAAAGTTTGATAACGTCCAAATGGTCTATCCAAATGGGTATGTGGGTTTAAAAGATATTAATTTAGAAATTGAGCAAGGGGAGTTTGTGGCAATCATCGGACTTTCAGGAGCGGGTAAATCAACGTTAATTCGTTGCGTCAACCGTATGCATGATATCACTGAAGGAACCTTAATGGTGAATGACACAAACGTGGGTAAAATAAAAGGAAAAGAAATTAGAGAATTTCGTCGTAAAATAGGGATGATTTTCCAATCATTTAATCTTATTACACGTGCAACTGTACTAAAAAATGTCATGATTTCGTCTGTACCTGAGTTACCATGGTGGAGACGTGTATTTGGGATTTTCCCAGAAGACGTCAAAGTGACAGCCTTAGAGTCTCTTGATAACGTTGGGATTTTAGATAAAGCATTTGTCAGAGTAGATCAACTATCAGGTGGACAACAACAACGTGTGGCCTTAGCAAGAACACTCGCAAGTCATCCAGAAGTTATCTTAGCTGATGAACCAGTTGCGGCACTTGACCCTGTCACAGCTAAAACGGTCATGGATGATTTTAAACGAATCAACAAAGACTTAGATATTTCTGTATTGATTAACATTCACCATGTTGATTTGGCATTAGAATATGCTGATCGAGTGATTGGGATTAGACAAGGACAAATTGTCTATGATGGCCCATCAAAAGACGTGACAGAAGAAGTATTATCAACCATTTATGATGGGGATAAGAAAGGAGAGTAA
- a CDS encoding phosphate/phosphite/phosphonate ABC transporter substrate-binding protein codes for MFKKVLKYTGLVALVATLGACGSDSAKDKGSESSKGKDDKTIETLSVGFVPSRDPEEIVSATEPLKELMQKELKEQGYDVKKIDITVGTNFEAVGESLDSGTLDIGFIPGGTYVLYDEGAEPILTATRAGLSIDSDEAKVWNENKPTEPTDKQVDSYRALMIAGPSSKGQAVADKVNKGEKVSWDDLNNLSWSVMSSSSPAGYIYPSLWLNENYDKKITDLKNIVQSDSYGSAFARLASGQVDVVLTYADARRDNEENWKKEFGRDKSIWDETNVIGVTPAIYNDTISVSKNSKTMTDDLKKALQKSFINIAKTDEGKKVIGIYSHEGYVEANPKDYDNERKAQKLVQDAK; via the coding sequence TTGTTTAAAAAAGTATTGAAGTATACAGGTCTAGTTGCGTTGGTAGCAACTCTAGGTGCATGTGGTAGCGATTCTGCTAAAGATAAAGGAAGCGAATCAAGTAAAGGTAAAGATGATAAAACCATTGAAACATTATCAGTTGGTTTTGTCCCATCAAGAGATCCAGAGGAAATTGTTTCTGCAACTGAACCATTAAAAGAGTTGATGCAAAAAGAGTTAAAAGAACAAGGATATGACGTTAAAAAAATCGATATCACTGTTGGAACTAACTTTGAGGCGGTTGGTGAGTCACTAGATTCAGGTACACTTGACATTGGATTTATTCCAGGTGGTACATATGTATTATATGATGAAGGGGCAGAACCTATCTTAACTGCAACACGTGCTGGGTTGTCAATCGACTCAGACGAAGCAAAAGTTTGGAATGAAAACAAACCAACTGAGCCAACTGACAAACAAGTTGATTCTTACCGTGCATTAATGATTGCTGGACCATCTTCAAAAGGCCAAGCAGTTGCTGATAAAGTAAATAAAGGTGAAAAAGTATCATGGGATGATTTAAATAATCTTTCATGGAGTGTGATGAGTTCATCTTCTCCAGCTGGATATATTTACCCAAGTCTATGGTTAAACGAAAACTATGATAAAAAAATCACTGACTTAAAAAATATTGTACAATCAGATTCTTACGGTAGTGCCTTTGCTCGTTTAGCTTCAGGTCAAGTTGATGTGGTATTAACTTATGCTGATGCTCGTCGTGACAATGAAGAAAACTGGAAAAAAGAGTTTGGCCGCGATAAATCTATCTGGGATGAAACAAACGTTATTGGCGTAACACCAGCTATTTATAACGATACAATCTCAGTAAGTAAAAACTCTAAAACAATGACAGATGATTTGAAAAAAGCGTTACAAAAATCATTTATCAACATCGCTAAAACAGATGAAGGTAAAAAAGTTATTGGTATCTACAGTCATGAAGGCTATGTAGAAGCAAATCCTAAAGACTATGATAATGAACGAAAAGCACAAAAATTAGTTCAAGACGCTAAATAA
- a CDS encoding CoA-binding protein: protein MAYKDLGDKKVKEILNNAHTVAIVGLSDNPEKTSYRVAEVVQAAGYKIIPVNPMKEGKTILGEKVYPSIESVDEKIDIVDVFRPSAALVDVAKDFLKSDAPVFWAQLGIENDEAADLLYDNGITDVIMNRCIKIELQK from the coding sequence ATGGCATACAAAGATTTAGGGGACAAGAAAGTAAAAGAAATATTAAATAATGCTCATACTGTGGCGATTGTTGGATTAAGTGATAATCCAGAAAAAACAAGTTATCGTGTGGCAGAAGTGGTGCAAGCAGCAGGTTATAAGATTATTCCAGTCAATCCAATGAAAGAAGGAAAAACGATTTTAGGCGAAAAAGTGTATCCTTCTATTGAATCAGTTGATGAAAAAATTGATATCGTCGATGTCTTTAGACCAAGTGCAGCCTTAGTTGATGTCGCGAAAGATTTCTTAAAATCAGATGCGCCTGTTTTTTGGGCACAATTAGGGATCGAAAATGATGAAGCTGCTGATCTTTTATATGATAATGGGATAACAGATGTTATCATGAATCGTTGTATCAAAATTGAATTACAAAAATAA
- the plsY gene encoding glycerol-3-phosphate 1-O-acyltransferase PlsY → MKTISLFILAYLLGSIQSGVWIGKFFYHKDIREFGSGNTGTTNTFRVLGKRAGTAVLFMDILKGTVATCLPMWFGLSIDPLWFGVAAILGHTFPIFGHFKGGKAVATSAGMLLAYSPTFFIYSASLFIIFLFLTSTVSLSSMISAIIITISTIVLPIYAPFILAEQNWLLTSLAVAITLFIIIRHRDNIKRIKAGTESKVNFGLRKTKNR, encoded by the coding sequence GTGAAAACTATTTCGTTATTTATACTAGCCTATTTACTAGGTTCCATTCAATCTGGTGTGTGGATTGGAAAATTCTTCTATCATAAGGATATTAGAGAGTTTGGGAGTGGTAACACTGGGACAACCAATACTTTCCGTGTATTAGGAAAACGAGCTGGAACAGCCGTATTATTTATGGATATCCTAAAAGGAACGGTAGCAACTTGTTTACCAATGTGGTTTGGTTTATCAATTGATCCATTGTGGTTTGGTGTCGCCGCGATATTGGGACATACTTTTCCAATATTTGGACACTTTAAAGGTGGTAAAGCTGTGGCGACAAGCGCTGGGATGTTACTAGCCTATTCACCGACTTTTTTCATCTATTCAGCTAGTTTGTTTATCATCTTTTTATTTTTAACTAGTACAGTTAGTTTATCAAGCATGATTAGTGCGATTATTATTACCATTTCTACTATAGTATTACCAATTTATGCACCATTTATTTTAGCTGAACAAAATTGGTTACTCACTTCACTTGCAGTAGCGATTACATTATTTATTATTATTCGTCACCGTGATAATATCAAGCGAATCAAAGCAGGGACGGAAAGCAAAGTAAATTTTGGTTTAAGAAAAACAAAAAACCGTTAG
- the rpmF gene encoding 50S ribosomal protein L32, which produces MAVPKRKTSKARKNRRRTHYKLSAPGLTACSNCGEMRKNHHVCPSCGHYDGKDVMTKEA; this is translated from the coding sequence ATGGCAGTACCAAAAAGAAAAACGTCAAAAGCTCGTAAAAATAGACGTCGTACTCATTATAAATTGTCTGCACCAGGCTTAACAGCTTGCAGTAACTGTGGTGAAATGAGAAAAAATCATCATGTGTGCCCTTCATGTGGTCATTATGATGGAAAAGATGTTATGACTAAAGAAGCATAA
- a CDS encoding YceD family protein gives MKWALSELNKFRGSQVDFLETIDLSASLKKREPSIIDISPIKVNGFLEVDEIGYYAHMTIETILTVPSSRSLEPVELPLNLLIDEEYMTPKQYDALKDVSDDEKSLIIILEKDLIDLTEAIEDFILLNLPLQVLTEEEKQSTELPKGDFWQVVSEDDIKVEQETEAASTIDPRLAKLSDFFKEDE, from the coding sequence ATGAAGTGGGCATTGTCCGAATTAAATAAGTTTAGAGGAAGTCAAGTTGATTTCTTAGAAACAATTGATTTATCAGCCTCTTTGAAGAAAAGAGAACCATCTATTATTGATATTTCTCCAATTAAAGTCAATGGGTTTTTAGAAGTCGATGAGATAGGTTATTATGCTCATATGACAATTGAAACCATTCTTACTGTTCCATCATCTCGTTCGTTAGAACCTGTGGAATTGCCATTAAATCTTCTGATTGATGAAGAATACATGACACCAAAACAGTATGATGCATTAAAAGATGTATCAGATGATGAGAAAAGCTTGATAATTATTTTGGAAAAAGATTTAATTGATTTAACAGAAGCAATTGAAGATTTTATCCTATTAAATTTACCATTGCAAGTTTTAACAGAAGAAGAAAAGCAATCAACAGAATTACCAAAAGGTGACTTTTGGCAAGTTGTTTCAGAAGATGATATTAAGGTAGAACAAGAAACTGAAGCAGCATCAACCATTGATCCTCGTCTTGCTAAATTATCTGACTTTTTCAAGGAAGATGAGTAG